The following proteins are encoded in a genomic region of Entelurus aequoreus isolate RoL-2023_Sb linkage group LG01, RoL_Eaeq_v1.1, whole genome shotgun sequence:
- the hyal1 gene encoding hyaluronidase-1, with the protein MLLFLTVISHVSMATSSSFLLPFRTVWNAPSADCLSKYNVDLDLGTFSIGQNQNLTFMGENITIFYSEKLGLYPRYSQGKAVYGGVPQNASLDDHLSVARENISACIPDKDFQGLAVVDWESWRPVWERNWDTKQVYWEGSKTLVRSRYPNLKPAQVDALAQADFEAAARKFMEETLKLGQKERPGGLWGFYGFPDCYNSYKNTNYSGKCSAVESGRNDQLAWLWNVSSALYPDIYLSLALRGLGKEVSLYAHHRVLEAMRVGAQASRYARPVIPYACIVYTYSLEFLSQEHLIYTIGESAALGSAGVVLWGNNNLSRSKATCDAVKWYVDNTLGPYLVNVTSAAILCSQAVCSSRGRCARKDPKSRVYLHLDPAWWKVVAARKAEGGRGYAVMGRVSTQEVTRMKAQFECRCYPGWAGERCSTPNNRYF; encoded by the exons ATGCTGCTGTTCCTCACTGTGATCAGCCATGTTTCCATGGCAACCTCATCTTCTTTCCTGCTGCCCTTCCGGACCGTATGGAACGCCCCCTCTGCTGACTGCCTTTCCAAGTACAACGTGGATCTTGACCTGGGAACGTTCAGCATCGGCCAGAACCAGAACCTAACCTTCATGGGTGAAAACATAACCATCTTTTATTCAGAGAAACTGGGTCTGTATCCCAGGTACAGCCAAGGGAAGGCGGTTTACGGAGGGGTGCCTCAGAACGCCAGTCTGGATGATCACCTGAGTGTTGCCAGAGAGAATATCAGTGCATGTATCCCTGACAAGGATTTCCAAGGCTTGGCTGTTGTGGACTGGGAGAGCTGGAGGCCTGTGTGGGAGAGAAACTGGGACACAAAGCAGGTGTACTGGGAAGGATCAAAAACCCTTGTCAGATCTAGGTATCCAAACTTGAAACCTGCACAGGTGGACGCTTTAGCCCAGGCAGACTTTGAGGCGGCGGCTAGAAAGTTCATGGAGGAGACGCTGAAACTGGGCCAGAAGGAGAGGCCGGGCGGATTGTGGGGTTTTTATGGCTTCCCCGACTGCTATAACTCTTACAAAAACACCAACTACTCAGGCAAGTGTTCGGCCGTGGAGTCTGGGAGGAACGACCAGCTGGCGTGGCTATGGAACGTCTCCTCCGCTCTCTATCCCGACATCTACCTAAGCTTGGCGCTGCGAGGCCTCGGCAAGGAGGTGTCGCTCTACGCTCATCACCGCGTCCTGGAGGCCATGAGGGTCGGCGCTCAGGCGTCTCGGTACGCCCGGCCCGTCATCCCCTACGCTTGCATCGTCTACACTTACTCGCTGGAGTTTCTCTCACAG GAGCATCTTATCTACACCATTGGAGAGAGTGCCGCCTTGGGATCTGCAGGGGTGGTGCTGTGGGGGAACAACAATTTATCCAGGTCTAAG GCAACTTGTGATGCCGTCAAGTGGTACGTCGATAACACTCTAGGTCCGTATCTGGTCAACGTCACCTCGGCCGCCATCCTCTGCAGCCAAGCCGTATGCTCCTCAAGGGGGAGGTGCGCCAGGAAGGACCCCAAGTCGCGGGTCTACCTCCATCTGGACCCCGCATGGTGGAAGGTGGTGGCCGCGAGGAAAGCAGAAGGCGGGCGGGGCTACGCCGTGATGGGACGTGTCAGCACACAGGAGGTAACGCGCATGAAGGCCCAGTTTGAGTGCAGGTGTTACCCAGGCTGGGCTGGGGAGCGCTGCTCCACACCCAACAACAGATACTTTTAG